The following is a genomic window from Clostridium fungisolvens.
ATTACAAAAGTATCGAAAAAATTGTAGCAGCCTTAGGCTGATTTATGCATATGGATGTACCACTTCGAAATAAAGTTCATATTTTCAAATTTTCCTCTCAGACCATAGAAGAGTTTTGAAAATGTATTTCAGTTCGAACTGGTACATCTTTAAATATATAGCGTATAATAAAAAATATATTAAAAATTTTCTAAAAATATAGGTTGAAAATGTTTTCTGAGGTTGACAAATAGAAAATAAAGGATTATGCTTTTATAAATTGATAGATTAAAATTCCGATGGAGGTAATTATGAATAGCAAAATTAGAGAAAGATTAGAACAAGTAAATAGCTTTTTTTACTTTTTTAGCTGGGGTTATTTTTATAACGCTGGTTACTTGTTCTGCAATCGAATAAAAGTTTCTCTAATGAGTTAGCTTAATAAATCCAATGTTGGAAATATTATAAATCGGTAAAAAATAAGGCTCATTAGGTTGAGCCTTATTTTTTTTACTCTTTATCAATTACAAATTATCAAAATTTTAGATAACTCAGATGTTTTATTAGATTTACAATTTTTAATTATAAAAGTGAAAAGTAAGTTTTAAATGTGCTAAAAGATTCTAAGTTTCTGACTTAGAGATTTTATATATAATTAATTTTGAAAGGGGCTATATATTATGATTATTATTTTAAAACACAAAACACCAAAAGAAGAGGTACAAAAATTGATGGGTGAGATTGAAAAACTTGGGGTTAATGTTCACTTATCAGAAGGATCAGAAAAGAGCATCATAGGACTTATAGGAGATACTACAAAGATTGATCCTAGAAAAATAGAAGCTAATAGAAATGTGGAGAAAGTTATGCACGTACAGGAACCTTACAAAAAAGCAAATAGACTATTCCATCCAGAAGATACAGTAATAAAGATCGGGGATGCAGAAATAGGTGGAAAAAATATATGTTTAATCGCAGGACCATGTTCTGTAGAGACAGAAGATCAAATAACTGAAATAGCTAAGAATGTGAAAGAAACTGGTGCGAAAATGCTAAGGGGCGGTGCTTTCAAACCAAGAACATCACCATACAGCTTCCAAGGACTTGGAATGGATGGATTGGATTTATTACAAGTAGCAAGAAAAAACACAGGACTTCCAATAGTAACTGAAATAATGTCAACAAGCCAGCTTGATAGATTTGCAAGAGATGTA
Proteins encoded in this region:
- the aroF gene encoding 3-deoxy-7-phosphoheptulonate synthase produces the protein MIIILKHKTPKEEVQKLMGEIEKLGVNVHLSEGSEKSIIGLIGDTTKIDPRKIEANRNVEKVMHVQEPYKKANRLFHPEDTVIKIGDAEIGGKNICLIAGPCSVETEDQITEIAKNVKETGAKMLRGGAFKPRTSPYSFQGLGMDGLDLLQVARKNTGLPIVTEIMSTSQLDRFARDVDVIQVGARNMQNFDLLKELGKLDKPILLKRGLSATIEELLMSAEYIMAGGNEKVILCERGIRTFETYTRNTLDLSAIPAIKKLSHLPVIVDPSHAAGMWWMVEPLSKAAVAVGADGLIIEVHNDPANALCDGQQSIKPEVFENLVKDLRNIATAVGREIK